A stretch of the Nicotiana tabacum cultivar K326 chromosome 6, ASM71507v2, whole genome shotgun sequence genome encodes the following:
- the LOC107799830 gene encoding F-box protein CPR1-like, translating into MISADPPGDEMTNILSRLPVKALMQFRSVCKSWFNLIRDPHFVNMHMNQHSSYKKSYLISKDILDVGEKECCTLYCDETFAEHKKLEFPLWESTKSFEVFGCCNGVLFLLYPITPRSGCNMYFWNPATEIVKNLSSSTVQLPNIPVHLVFGFGYIPKLDEYKVVRILYSEQMNLTDPPKLPPIVEVYSLKTDSWTKIEIDLSYFITSHMAKAFLDGSIYWVARNVNETVYDDFIVFFDMAGHIFEEIKLPKSCLDDGALTGSLAVFRDSLYLFVHGPESLDWWHIWMLKEDCSLKVWCPQFKIDCSFKICWPLCFMKNGEVIFESIEGDFSIYDPINQQFQDLHFQGNPEMIELFAYKESLVLLDLVTKSWPSKFHDNGNEKV; encoded by the coding sequence ATGATCTCTGCTGATCCACCTGGTGATGAAATGACAAACATTTTGTCAAGACTTCCTGTCAAAGCTCTCATGCAATTCAGGTCTGTTTGCAAATCTTGGTTTAATCTTATTAGAGATCCTCATTTTGTTAACATGCATATGAATCAGCATTCATCATATAAGAAAAGCTACTTGATAAGTAAAGATATCTTAGATGTTGGGGAAAAAGAATGTTGCACTTTGTACTGTGATGAAACATTTGCCGAGCACAAGAAACTGGAATTTCCCTTGTGGGAATCAACTAAAAGTTTTGAAGTCTTTGGCTGTTGCAATGGtgttctctttcttctttaccCTATAACTCCTAGATCTGgttgcaacatgtatttttggaATCCAGCCACAGAAATAGTCAAGAATCTTAGCAGTTCTACTGTTCAGCTTCCTAACATTCCTGTTCATTTGGTGTTTGGGTTTGGTTACATTCCTAAATTGGATGAATATAAGGTGGTAAGGATTTTGTATTCTGAGCAAATGAATCTAACAGACCCCCCAAAACTTCCGCCTATTGTTGAAGTTTACTCATTGAAAACAGATTCTTGGACAAAGATTGAAATTGATCTTTCATACTTTATTACAAGCCATATGGCAAAGGCATTTCTAGATGGATCGATATATTGGGTTGCAAGAAATGTTAACGAAACTGTATATGATGACTTTATTGTATTTTTCGATATGGCTGGCCACATTTTTGAAGAAATAAAGCTGCCAAAGTCTTGCCTCGACGATGGTGCATTAACTGGATCGTTAGCAGTATTTCGTGATTCACTTTACCTATTTGTTCACGGCCCTGAATCACTAGATTGGTGGCATATTTGGATGTTGAAAGAAGATTGTTCTTTAAAAGTTTGGTGCCCTCAGTTTAAAATTGATTGCTCATTCAAAATCTGTTGGCCCCTATGTTTTATGAAGAATGGTGAGGTTATATTCGAATCCATTGAGGGCGACTTTTCTATTTATGACCCTATAAACCAACAATTTCAAGATCTTCACTTCCAAGGGAATCCTGAGATGATAGAACTATTTGCATACAAGGAGAGCTTGGTTTTACTTGATTTAGTAACTAAATCTTGGCCTAGCAAATTTCACGACAATGGGAACGAAAAAGTTTGA